From the genome of Vitis riparia cultivar Riparia Gloire de Montpellier isolate 1030 chromosome 11, EGFV_Vit.rip_1.0, whole genome shotgun sequence:
ttgtatttttgtagagaaaattataGTAACAACAAATGTGATCAAATGTTTTCATAAGCacaaaaaatctttatttattatcttttgacaaactaaaaaacaaaaatcacttGCTTGAGGAGCTTGAGTTTTGAGTTGTGACTTGGGTTAGGAGCCAATTGGAAGCACCAAAGCTCCACGCAATAACAGCCCTATTGAAAATGACCCCACTTCTAAATTGAAGCTTGTGTGACTCTCACAAGCCCATTCATTCATGGCTTCTGAAAATTGCAGTACTGCTTCATCATTTCTCTATTATTCAATCGAATCAGCTGCAGGGAATCATGCCTCGTGACTACTGCCCCATTGAACTTTACCCCACATGTTCAATTTCTTATATATCAAGAAATTGGACACATACGAAAACAATATTCAAGATTAATTCAATTTCTTATCTTTAATATATTCCATCCAACCCTACccatttataaaaatgaagctAGAATTTATCagcaattttaaattaaacattCCACTtgattatgaaaagaaaatgtaagtTGAAAAATATGTAACGTATTTAGCATTTGtatcattaaaagaaaatactttatttaagAAAGTATCTTTCgtataatttcttatattttgggTGATTTTTTCTTACACATGTTGACttgaaattgaataaattttatactaatttgaattaaatatatattagatttatagaaaataaaaaatattttgcatttaatatgatatttttgaacTTATTAATCCTTGATCAACGTAgtcttttcataaaatttaatagctattaatttattaaatttgaaatttaaaatttattatataatttttattttaaatagtaagATTGCTTGATAAAATTTCCTtgagtacttttttttttttttttctaaattagtgGATTAACATATTTACTTTCCTTTCATGTTAAAGTACCGAGgtcataagaaaaaaataagagatgaaAGAAACATCAacaattaaaactattttgattcattatcggcatattaagttattttcattaaatatatttaatataattaataatttaaattaaattattaaattaataaacgTGCTTTGGAAGTGTAATAGTATTGGTTGTACAATCCCTTACAACATATTGGGAGACACGTATGCTAACTTGAAATTAAAACATACAAGGACAACTTTATTGgtatttttagaaagaaaaattttctaatagcAAGTGGTTTGTAAATAGTTGGTACTTGAAGCCCTGCCATCGCCCTTTTCTGCTTTTTAGGGTAATGTTTCTGCCGCTACACCCTGTGGGCGGCAAACATGTCGAACAAGGCAAAAccatacaaatattaaaaaggggGATGGTGAAGGGGAAAACGGGAAAACGACGTCGTCTCACTCTTATCTGATTCGTCACCCCACACCGCCAATCAATGCGGAGACAAAAACGACGTCGTACGTGGTAACCAATGAAAgattggaaataaataaataaataatgcacTAACAGAAGCGAAGCGGCCCATCTTGCATCAATGGAGGATTGAAGATAGGCAGAGGAGGAAGACCCATACATACACGATACACCCACGCACCAATCAACGTCTCACTCTTTGTTTAGTCAATCGCTTTGTCTTCAAGACTACTTGAAACGCTACTGCAAGCCAACTACCGTTATCTCTCTCTAAAAGCTCCTTACGTTCTCTTCCTGCGAAGGctatattgtttttcttaaaatttcttttaaaaatggcTTCGCTGACCCCCGTTTCTCAATCCCAGTCCGTTTTGGATAAACCCCAATTCAAGTCACCAGCCCTACACGCAAACTTCCCACCCGTTTCTCTTAGGAGCCCTAGTTTTCGCTTCAGGGCTTTGAGGAGACACGGCTCTGTCCCTGCAAGACGTGGTGGAGTTTTGGAAATGGCACCCAAGAGTCTTGTTGTGTCTGCAACCACTGCGGAGAAGCCGAAGAAGCGGTACCCGGGTGAGGCGAAGGGATTTGTGGAGGAGATGAGGTTTGTGGCCATGAAATTGCACACCAGGGATCAGGCAAAGGAGGGGGAGAAGGAACCTCAGGGACAGCCGGTGGCCAAATGGGAGCCGTCCATTGATGGGTACTTGAGGTTTCTTGTGGACAGCAAGTTGGTCTACGATAAGCTCGAGGGGATTGTTCAGAAGGCTGCTTTTGATTCCTGTAAGTTGGTATTTAAGATTTCCTGAATGTTTGTTTTTGGGTTTGTGAACTCTGTTGTTGtttcctttgatttcttctGGATGGcatttttcccccctttttatGTGGGATTCACTTTACTATCCAAAGAGGATAGAAAAGCATCTAGTTTGAGTGTGCGTTGTGGAAAAGGGAAAGGAGGGGGTTGGGTTGGGTCAGTTTTGTTTCCAGGCTAGTTCTGAGCTATATTGGCTGCATCTGTAGAGTGTAGAGACAGTTAACTTGCAAATGCAGTCTGCATCTTATTTTGTATTTTGGCATTAGTGAATGATTATAACCTATTGTCTTAGTTATCTAAAATACGAGTCTTGGTTTTATGTATGCTTGATTATGAGTTCATTTTAAGTCCTGGAGGATGTGGATTCTTTTTTGAGCCTATAATTTACCCAAGGTGAAGATGAGAAAACTGTTTTCTTATACTCTGTACTCTTGGTTTAATCTTGTTTGGGATTGtactcttaatttttattttattttatttttttttttatcttttatttcaacAACTTCTTAGGTAGGTTTAAGCTGGATGTTCTTGCCATTGTGCAATTGTATACCTCCTGTGTACTTGGGCTGCACCCCTTCGATAGGCAACTTTGAACTCAAATTTGCTTTCCTTTGATTTGCATAGCATTTGAAGCTAGAAATCCATAACCATGATTGAGGCAATGGGAAAATATGTGAGTTGTCTCTGCAATTGAGGATGTTTAATCAATTTTAGGTTcccttaaaattaaattatcaagttTTCATCTCCATTTGTAGGCTAGCTACCATTATGGTCAATGATCCTATTTGCAGTTTCACATATCTGTAACTTTATATCACAATGGATCCTGAATTCCATGGATGTGAAAATGCAACCCGTGTACTATTCTTTAAGGTTGTTCTTGTGAATCAACCCCTTAAAGTGAAATCACCACAGGGAAAGAGCAATTGCTCAGATGAACCTACAAAAATATACGGGCTTAACTTTATCTGCTTTTGGTATAGAAGCCCCTCTGAGATAGTGATAGGTATCAAATAAAAAGTCCTCTACTTCTGTGGTGCTCACCACATTGGGTGAGAGGACGGGGGGGTAACAGAGCCCTTTGAACAAGTTTTGAGAACACAGGGAAGACAGGAGCTCTTTTTTGTTtgtattaataataaaaataaagaatttcagAGCACAAGGAAGCTAAAATTGGAAAACAAAGCGAGTGCTGAAAGTTTCTCATGAATGGGAACAGTGCAAGAGCTGGGTAACCAGGTCCACTAAATAGTGGTATGTCTAATGGTAAAGTGTTTCCCCTTGGAGCCTTATGCTTAAGGCCTAGCCCAGGTTAGTGAGGAACTCGAAAATTAAAATAGCTTATTGTATGCATTTTTAGATGTCACTCTTGTTTGACTAATTTAACGCATCTAATTGTAGTTTGTAGGGCTTTAGTTCTTGTTTTTGCTATTAGGTCCAAAGGTATAACCATTTGGTTTCTAAGTCAAATTATTCATCAGGGATTTTGAGctctttatttttcatggatCTTTGTGCCAATGATcgcttttaaaataaaactatttattgATGAtgaatcttaatatttttcaaactagaATATGGCCCAAGAGAACCTTCTTTTATGTTTCCAGTGACCTGGTTCTTTTCCATGTTGCATTTTAATGAGGGAAGAGACTTAGCTTTTGCATATTTGGATTGAAGTTCTTTAGCATCTTTTTATGAGTTAGTTTTCATAGTtgtattttgcatgaatttcatTCTTAAATAGATGCATACATGTACGATTCCAAttgttaatttaatatcatgatCCATTACAGTGACTTCACAatgattttcttgtttcttttttccttaaCAATACTGGTATTGTTTCTCTCCATTGGCAAAGTCTATGACTTGAAGAGAAAAAACTTGGTTTTGGAggatgattttaattaatttgtccaaaaaaagaaaaagaaaattaatgccAAATGGCTGAATTGTTGCTTCAAGCAGGAGGCTAGAATTCCATAttaaattgtttcaaataaaaaaataacatgtagAGTGATATTATAAACCATTTGCAATGGAAGGTTTGactttgatatgtttatttagCAAATCAGTAATGCATTTTGGGTACTTGCTTGGTCTCTTGGATGTGATCAGCctaaaaaattccttttaatgTTGAAGATAACAGGCTGCTTGGGTTTACCTCCTGATTAATCAATGCCATATAAGTTGAGATCATCTCATTTCAATCATACATGGATTGGCTTCAAGTTGAGCAGTTTTGGTGCCATTGAACATGACCCCTACTGACTCTGACCTATTGCTAACTCTATCTGTGATAATGCTTGCttattagattttcttttaggattGTTAATTGTAATagggacatttttttttctggtgAATATTCTCTGCAATCCTGATGTTCATAGTAGATGTACATTAGATTGCACCAATATTTTGAGAATGCTATTATGATCTCTCTAGATGAGCAGCCTTGGGTTTGAATCATCCTTTGTATGCCATGTCTTTGTGTTTGTGCAAGACATGCTTATAGCATAGAGCACCCTATTTTCTGTGGATTAGTATAATGGAACTAAAAATCTTAAACATTCATGTCTTTTTTACTACAGATTCTGAGTTCAGAAATACAGGATTGGAACGGTCAGAAAAATTAGCAAAAGATTTGGAGTGGTTCAAAGAACAAGGGCACACCATTCCTGAACCTTCCTCTCCCGGTGTTACTTACGCACTTTATCTTGAAGAACTATCTGAGAAGGATCCTCAAGCATTCATTTGCCATTTTTACAATATATACTTTGCACACTCTGCTGGGGGTCGAATGATTGGGAAAAAGGTAAACAATATTCACATGAAACTTGTATGTAAAATTACATATCCTTGTTGAGCTTATGATATCTTGAAATAACCCCTTCTTTTACTTCAATTGTTTTTCACCTCATGATGTTTGATTTCCATGtccataaaaatatttctttatatctAACTTCGTTTGGATAAAAGTATCCAAGCAAGTCGgaggattttctttttcctctgtTCCTGAAAATGCATCCCAGTTTTTTACATCGTGAACACATtccttttagttttttaatatgattGAATAAAGTGGGAAGAATTGACTCTTAATCTGACCTCAAGCTTTAGCATGACTCTCGAACATGGCACCTTACTTTTTTCATGCACTGGATACCCACTTTTGTTTGATGTACtccaaagaaaatatttattgtgAGCCCTTTACCCATCTCTTTAGATAGCAGGGTTGATCCATATGGACTTCATGATTTCTCTCAAGGGAATGCAGAGGCAACATCGACCTTATGTGCGTACTGAAATTCTTTTTGTTCTCTGCTACAGGTAGCTGAAAAGATACTAGACGACAAAGAGTTAGAATTCTACAAATGGGATGGGGAGCTTTCCCAGCTGCTGCAGAATGTGAGAGAGAAGCTGAACAAAGTTGCTGAAGTAATTTTCTGAGTAGTGTCTTCTAAAATTCTTTTCTTAGCTCCCTACATTTCTCACCAATCTGACCTTGTGTAGATTCTGAGCTGTAAACTTCACATCTGatatagatatttttcttttctttcttttcttttccttgagtCTATTTCTTGTTTACCCAGTGTAGCTAATATACTTGTATGGGGTTTTTTTTCTCAGGGTTGGACGAGAGAGGAGAAGAACCGTTGTCTGGAAGAAACTGAGAAATCATTCAAGTATTCAGGAGATATCCTGCGTCTAATATTGTCATGATTCAAAAATTGCATTGTTGCATTGTGATATGGTGTAAGTAATGGCACCAATCCTAACTGTCTATACACAAAACATTGGCTCTCTCCTTTGTGAAATTCCATATTCCATGTTTCTAACGTTGTGCATTATCAGAACAATGTTTAAGATATgaataaatatagatatatgaAGTTTGGCCAAACTGCTGATGTCTTCATGGGCCAAAGTTTCTCCTGATGGTAGTGTTGATATCATGTCTAGCCtactacaattttattttattttattgatggGATGGGACTACGAAACATACGGTCCATATATCCCATTGAAAGATAAGTTACAATAAtcttcaaatataaatttagtaatATTTCTAAGAAAATTTAACCTTCGAACTatatttaatcttcaaatataatgttttctaataataatttatcactATTTTTGAATAGGTCTTCAATCTTTAGGTTCAAAACTTAACATCTAACAAGCCATGCATTACACAATAATTATTAATGTATTACGTCTATTTGTAGTACCCATATGcctatttttagtcatttttacgACTTTATTAGAGTTTCTAGTCGTCCATCATCAAACATGTTCGAATCTTTTTGAATCTTTCTATTAACCGGGGGAATATGTTGAATCCATTTTACAACCATTTAAGGGATATTGCATCCTTTGGCGAGTAAGTTACATATTCCAAAAGATTTAGGAAGTTTTACCAAAGAAATTTGGTTCGGGTACAGTGGGTTTAAACTTTCTTACTCCAATGCAACTTTGGACAGCGCTAACACGTGGTTTGAAATACTTCACATTTCCATAGGAGGGGAAGCACAAATATTTCAAGGTTCCAGTGCAAATAATGTCACCACAATTTTTCCTTACCCTGGAAgactttatataataaaataaattttaatatgaataataGTCAACTTTTTTTTGGGCAATGAAGTGATTTTTGCAAAGGAGTTCTAAAATATTGTAGACCATGATTGTCTTTTGGACCTTCAACTTGTCACTGTGCTTAGGCGGTGAATAATCGCTCGAAAATGTCATATCAATTTTATGAGAAAGATGATTCCTTGTTTTTTGAAGGGGGGACCAAGTGCCATGTGAGATATCACTTAAAACCCATGCCCATTGGTCATAGAGCTATTATTATGCCTACTTAAGATATTGATGAATTGACAACATATTTGAAACTTTGCTTTAGCTCTACAATGCCAATGAATCATTAGTTTAcgataatttaattattatttataatttattttattgctcCATCTTCCAAGAAAGCGCCTGTAGCTCAGTGGATAGAGCGTCTGTTTCCTAAGCAGAAAGTCGTAGGTTCGACCCCTACCTGGCGCGTTATTTTTCAATGAACTAAATTCGTTTCGTaatctttactttttatttttctatttctggGAATCATTTAAGGTTCGCCATCGCTGACCCTTCAATGCGGCAAACCTTGGCGCCTAGACAACTTAAAACCATAATTGGGAGGTTACGAAGAAAATAGACAAATTCTGCAAGAATCTAGCTCCATGAAGAATATGTCAGATTCATCCATGATACACCACTCAAGGCTGAACACAAATTGACCCACATGCTCACTCCTCCTGACCACTGCAACATATTCAACTTCCAGTTCCATAGAACTACTCATCAAATGTGCTCATGAATCCTCCAATAAAGCCTGCTCCATTGCAATCCCCACATAAAATCTCCCTTTTGCCTCTGCAAGGAACAAGAATTTTAGGTGAGAATCAGGTAATGGGTGCACAGATGAGATATCTATATCAATCACTCTCCATGGCTTGCACAAGGGACGGTGGAAACGCTGGGTGAAAAGAAGAGACTGACATATAAGAGGAGCGTTGAAGTTGTCAACAACACGTATTCTATACATGTATATATGGATTTCATTCCATCTAAAGAGCAGGATAGCGATTTTGAAATgtgaagttgtccaaaggaatcTAGCATGTGCTTAGATTGATAAGGCATGATCCATGGGGCAACCCTACCTAAGTGAATAGTTTAAAGGTTTCAAATATCAATAACAAAACACTGACACTGGGGCTCTATTTGTttcaaacaaaatacaaaagCTTGAAAGCAGGGGCACCAATGGGAAGAGAGGGAGTTGGGGAGTGGAGGTTATATTACTGTAGATATACATCATGTTATATTGCTGTAGTTTTAGCTTAAAACACAGTATAATGcactaaaataaaaacaatttgatcTTGTTACCTGCAAAGCCAACATAATCCACCAGCTTTAAACTGCCCATTGAAGTGGTCTACAGAGTTAACTCCATCACCTTTGCATTGTGAACACTGAATGGCACCTGGTAGTTTGGACAGGAACATTAGAAACTCTATGAGCTGACACTCTATGATGTCGGTATTTCGTGGgataagttaaaattttttaagccTAACAGTTTAAGAATGATGTTTCTTAGCAATAGTGATAGTAAGTAGATCGAAAGACGAATTTTTAGTCTTGCATGACTATAAGCTGAGAACAATAGTCGAAATGCCAATTGAATAAATTTGCCTAACCAACACAGACTCATTATTGGACCATAAAGAGTTGTGGTTCCATCAAACACTTCGTCATTGATGTTGCTCAGGCAATGTATATTCCAAACCAGCTATTAGCCAACAGATTGACATCACGCCACAGGACAAATGAAACGTTAGTTAGACAAAATTGATGTAACAAGCAGCAGGCTTGGCTCAAAACCTCCAAtcctattatatatattatgaatgAAAAAGATGTATAGACCCTTAACATAAATAGGCATCCATAATAAGTTTAACAAAATTACAAATGGGTGTAATGGGAAAACATTAGTTCTGAAAGGCTTTCATCAAGcataattgaaattttcaaaagctGCAGCCTAAGGCATTGAAAGAGTGCAGGAATGTGTGCAGGTGCACACGGGCATGTGTGCGAGCGTGCATGCGGGGGTGCATGAAGGTGTGCGCGTGGCCTGTGCATGCGTGGCCTACTAGCATCCGTTTTTGCTTCCTCACTTAGCTTCTTGAGGGCCCTCTCATTAAATTTCTAGGTTCTCCTTGCTTTCCTCCTATGGTCCCATGGATGCAAGGCCAACCCAAGAGGCCCTTTGTTCCACCTTCCGAGTCAAAGGTCTAACGGGCTGATAGAGGGCCACATTCATCATGAAAATCCCACTAGTGTCACTTCTCTTTTGGTTGGTTACATGCCCTCTTTCCCCCATTTCCTTTCACATATGTACACACTTCAACCTTCATTTGAAAGTACATCTTTTGGATTGAATTCAGTGGTATATTTGTAAAAAGTTGATCCATGTATGCAGGTTCATCAAACTGAAGCTACGTATGAACAGAGTGAAGAAATGgaagggaaaaaggaagaaagagaagacaaAGAAACTGAGAGAAAAAGATGTCCAACGCATCTAGGAGGAATAAATCAAAGGAATCATGGATGAGAGGGAACTTCCAAtgtatatgatatgatatatattGAAAGTGAAAATTATCCATCTCCTAACTCTACACAGACAAAAGTCCAAAAAGGAAGATGGTCATCACCATCTTTAATGGCCCCCGCGCGTCTCCACTAAAGGATTGTGGAGTGTTGAGAAGCTCAGAATGAATGACTGAAAGCAACAAGCAAAAATCTGCTTGGCCGAATCCATATAAGATTGATACTCAGTAGTACTGAACGTGCAAGTTTTGTAGTGAGGAGATAAAGAGGAGAGCCAACTGAGAGTTTTGCTTCTCTTCTTATTTGTTAATGGTGCAAATGGAACCCAAATGGCTGGTTTTGTTGGTAGTGATTCTGGGGTTAAGTTGGTTTGCAGAAACCCAACAAGGATTGACACCCGGGTTTTACTCTTCTTCATGCCCAAAGGCTGAGGCCATAGTCAGTTCTACTGTTGTAACGCATTTCAAGAAGGATCCTACAATTGCAGCGGGCGTTCTCAAGCTTCATTTCAAAGATTGCTTTTTTCaggttctttttcttctttttcttcttcttccatgtttACTTATATTAATTGATCATAGACCTTCAATTGATTGATCTGAACAGGGCTGCGATGGTTTAGTAAGTGAGATAGATGCATTGACTGACACAGAAATACGAGGATTTGGTGTGATAGATGACGCCAAAACTCAACTGGAGACCTTGTGCCCCGGGGTGGTATCATGTGCTGATATACTGGCACTTGCTGCTCGTGATGCTGTTGGCTTGGTAAAGTACTCttcatcaaacataatataaacCCTAGTGAAGTATATTTGGTGGTGATCAAGGGGGTAAGccaattaattttgttttaaaacatgTCCAGAGTGGTGGTCCAAGTTGGCCAGTGCCCACAGGAAGACGAGATGGGAGGCTCTTATTTGGTGTATCCCCGGAGAACCTTACTTTACCTGTTCCTACTGATTCTATTCCTATCCTAAGAGAGAAGTTTGCTGCTAAAGGCCTCGACAATCACGACCTTGTAACACTAATTggtatatattttctttttctctgatttatccataaaaaaaaaaaaagaaattttgataattaGATGGCATATATGCATGTTTGGTTCAGAATATATGTTTGTGCAGGGGCACACACCATTGGACTAACGGATTGTTCGTCCTTCCAATACCGTCTCTACAACTTCACGGCAAAGGGAATGCAGACCCAACAATAAACCAAGCTTTCCTGGCTCAGCTGCGAGCCCTTTGTCCTGATGGTGGTGGCAATGTCTCCAAAAAGGGGGTGCCGCTGGATAAAGGTAGCCAGTTCAGATTCGATGTCAGTTTCTTCAAGAATGTGCGGGATGGGAATGGAGTCCTGGAGTCCGATCAAAGGCTTTTTGGAGATAGCGAAACCCAGAGAATCGTTAAGAATTATGCTGGTAACGGAAAAGGCTTACTGGGgcttagattttattttgagtttccAAAAGCCATGATTAAAATGAGTAGCATCGGGGTCAAGACTGGAACTCAAGGACAGATTCGAAAGACATGCTCAAAGTTCAATGAATCCATCGAATCAAATGAAATAGAATATTAAAAGGTAATAGTATATAGTATATACATATAATGTAAGCCATAGGAGCCATGACCAGGCCAAGGGGGAGCCCTGACTCTCCCACTTCCATATAATAAGCAGCATGCGGTCATGGATATCCTTTTCCGCTTTCTATTAATGAAAGTAGGTGCACTTTCCAGTGTCCAGTCCATACTCCAtagtatattttcttttttctttttttaaataaaaataaaattatattagagTTACTAAATATGATCAATACTTACGaaatctaaaaatattgttaaaaaatttgtatttttgtcGAGAAAATTATAGTAACAACAAAAGTGTGAGTTCAAATGTtttcacaaaaacaaaaaatctgtATTCATTATCTTTGacaaactaaaaaacaaaaatcacttGCTTTAGGAGCTTAAGTTTTGAGTTGTGAGTTGGGTTTGGAGCCAATTGGAAGCACCAAAGCTTCACGCAATAACTGTATTGAAAATGACCCCATTTCTAAATTGAAGCTTGTCTCACAAGCCCATTCATGCATGGCTTCTGACAATTGCAGTACTGCTTCATCATTTCTCTATTATTGAATCCAATCAGCTGCAGGGAATCATGCCTCGTGACTGCCCCATTGAACTTTACCCCACATGTTCCAGTACTTGTATATCAAGAAATCGAACACTTACGAAAACAATATTCAAGATTAATTCGATTTCTTATCTTTAATATATTCAATCAAACACTACccatttataaaaatgaagctAGAGTTTATtgacaattttaaattaaacattCCGCTtgattatgaaaagaaaatgtaagtTGACAAATAgcatttgaaattaaatatataacgTATTTTGCATTTGTatcatgaaaagaaaatattttattttacgaactatcatatatatatatattgggataTGCATGTTGACTAGAAGTcgaataaattttatattgttgGAAATCTTTGAATAATCTTTTGGAAAGTTCAAGATCCAAAAATAGTTGTTTCACCGTTCAATTCTTCGTCCAAGTTTTGAATAGAAACACATTAAAATTGAGAACCACTTTATATCACAACACAAAatctttttcacattttataaaaaaaaattcttttcaagTTATCTCAATCGAGAAAAAGTTAAAGtgtgagaaaaggaaagagatttatttatttatttattatttaattggaTTGATTACTCGACAATTTGTGACGGTTTTCAACTCTCAAAAACTACTCCCTCTTTATCTCTTATTATGTATGATTGGGTTGGGTCAACCCGACTTGGGCACCCACCCAACTCTAATATATAccaatttgaattaaatatacattggatttatagaaaataaaatattttgcatttaatatgatattttcagcTTATTAATCCTTTTCAATGCAGtcctttcataaaatttaatttctattgaATTAAGATTATTTCAAGTTATGCTTAAGTTggtaatttataatttttatttttgatggtaagattgtttgataaaatgtccttaaataatttttttctaaattagtaGATTGACATATTTACTTTCCTATCATGTTAAGCAACGAGGtcataagaaagaaataggagatGAAAAAAACATTAACAATTAAGACTATTAAGATATTAagttatttcattaattatatttaatataattaataatttaaattattcttaaattattgtagtagaagaagttattacaaatatatggtagtttttgccacctaaaGATAGGGTgaacggataatttttttttttaaccaaaatcgTCTTTTTAAAAGacgattttatttccatttaaaaaaaaaattcaaaagggaaatcgtcttttgaagagacgatttcccattaaaaaaaattaatattttttttaatatttattacaaattataaaaaaaaaataaaaaaataccccaagggaaatcgtcttttgaagagacgagttcccatgaaaaaaaataattttttttttttaaaaaaatcctcaagggaaatcctatgaaaaaaaattaatatttttttttaaaaaatcccaaattaaaaaaaaaaaaatcctcaagggaactcgtctcttcaagagacgagttcccatgaaaaaaaatatatatttttttaaaaaaaattcctcaagggaactcg
Proteins encoded in this window:
- the LOC117925736 gene encoding heme oxygenase 1, chloroplastic, which produces MASLTPVSQSQSVLDKPQFKSPALHANFPPVSLRSPSFRFRALRRHGSVPARRGGVLEMAPKSLVVSATTAEKPKKRYPGEAKGFVEEMRFVAMKLHTRDQAKEGEKEPQGQPVAKWEPSIDGYLRFLVDSKLVYDKLEGIVQKAAFDSYSEFRNTGLERSEKLAKDLEWFKEQGHTIPEPSSPGVTYALYLEELSEKDPQAFICHFYNIYFAHSAGGRMIGKKVAEKILDDKELEFYKWDGELSQLLQNVREKLNKVAEGWTREEKNRCLEETEKSFKYSGDILRLILS